Genomic segment of Chelonoidis abingdonii isolate Lonesome George chromosome 5, CheloAbing_2.0, whole genome shotgun sequence:
CTGTTCCTTTACATAAATACACCCGCCACGGGGTCCAAAGGGGGTGACAGGAGCTGGTAACTAGGCTCTGAGTGAGGGGCTGGCCCGCAGCGGAGCAGGCGGTTACAGGGCGGTGTCGTGGTGCTGCAGGCCTGGCGCTTTGGCCTCCCGCGGGTAGTACTCGGCCAGGATGCTCTCGGGGATCCGCTTTAGCAGCTCCTTCGGGAAGATGCGGAGCAGCTGCCAGCCAATGTTCAGCGATTCGAAGATGGTTCTGTTGTCGTAGGGGCCTGGCAAGTGGGACAGAGGCGTGTTGGGAGACTGGTTGCAGACACCTGGGGCCCAAGGGTGGACACCTAAACAAGGCCCCAGGAGAGGCTGGAAATGAATATGGACCCCCGCACCCCAAGCTGGTCTGGAGAACGGCTAGAGATAAGTGAGCACCAGGAGGGTCGAAAGGGCTAAAGAGCCTCACGCCCCACTAAGTCCTAGAAAATGGCCAGGGACACCCAGGCCcctgggaggggctggagaaTGGCCAGGGGGCCCCAGGACGGTCTGGAGAATGACTAGGGAGTCCCTGGgcccaggaggagctggagaacCGCCAGGCACCCCTGGGAGAGGCTGGAGAACAACCAGGGGGCCCCAGGAGAAACTGGAGAATGGCCAGGGGGCCCTGGGGCCTTGGAACAGGCTGGAGAATGGGATTCTGGAGACTAGGGCTACACAGTCTTTTATGACGGGAGCTTTCAGGCCCTGCTGTCCTGAGCTGGCCGTAGGCTGTGCCTGCAAAGCCCGATGTTGGTTCCAGTGCGGGTGTCTTTGCACTGAGCACCACTCGGTTGTGGGCTCTCTGCGGAAGGGGGGCACCGGGCCGCCAGGCCTGCTTGCAAGCCAAGGCACAGCAAGCGGGGACCCCGAGCCCGTCCTGTGTAGCAAACACAGTGGCTTGCTTCAGCCGTGCCCTTCCGCGGCCTGCTGCAGACgtgtgggctctgcctgcccGCTGGGCGCCTGTGCATGGAGCTGGAAGCCGGGCTCCTTACCCTGGGCGATGAACTGCTTCTCAAACTTCTGCAGGAACTCCAGGTACAGCAGGTCGTCGGCCGACAGCGCCTCCTCCCCGACCACGGCCTTCATGGCCTGCACGTCCTTGCCTATGGCATAGCAGGCGTACTGGGGGTGCGACCGAAAGGATGCACCGGTGAATGGGGTGCTGGAGAACTCGCAACAGGGGTGCGTGGGGAGAAATCCACTGAAGACTGCAAGAGGCCCAGATACTACAGTGCTGGGCGCCATGTAAGATAGATTATCCCCCAGGCAGGGCTGTTATCTTCAATTTGCATGTAAGGAACCGAGGCAGAGACCCGATCCCAGGATGCTGGgagtctggggcaaagcagggaattgaccTGAGGGTCCCAAGCTATCACCTTAACCACTGAACCATACTTCCTCTGGAGACGTCAGCGCACTTACCCCGGTTCACAGCCTCCACCTGTCCCTatgaagggaaaggagagaggggtCGGGATGGAGAATCCCTCAGTGAGTGGGTCTGATGTAGCAAATTATTCCTACCCCCTATTGCTGCACTTACCAGCTGGTTGGACACGTCACCGTGGTCCTTCCGAGTCATGCCCTCCCCGATGGCCGACTTCATCAGGCGGGACAGGGAGGGCAGCACGTTTATGGGGGGGTAGATCTGTGGCAGAAAGCACATAAGCATGATGGCCTTAGCATGCCCTGCACGGCAGCTGTGGTAAGTGCCAGACGGACACCCGCTAGTGAACCCCCCACAAGAAACCCCGGCCGGAGATGGGGATTGTGAGCCCCATTTTATGGACAGCAGCCGAGCCATTTGCCCAGGCTCACAGGAGCAGCCAGTGGCCAGCTGGCATTAGAAGGGTGGAGTTCCTGGCACCCAGGTTTGTGCCCTGGGCAGTAGATCTCGCCTTTCTTTATCATGTGCTCCCTTGCTAGCCAGTCAGCCCCCCAGACCCCCCAAAGCCATGGCTCTGTGCACCCCTGCGGTTCCAGCCTTGGGGTCGCCTCCTTTGGCAGTGGGTTTCCAGGGCTGCAGTCAGAGCCTAagccctctgctccaccccatgACATAGGGGCGGAAGGAGTGGCTCTTGGATTCGGGGGGCGGCGAACCTGTCTGTTATGGAGCTGTCTGTCCACGTACACCTGCCCTTCTGTGATGAAGCCGGTCAAATCGGGGATGGGGTGGGTGATGTCTGGGAAGGAAAAGACAGAGCCAATGGAAGCCTGTGAGGCCTGTCAAGGGCCCCCTCCGCAAGGACCCCACTCTCTGACAGCTGGCGTGGCTCACTTCACCAGGTCCTGGATGCCAGCCTATGCCCGGCCCAAGGAATTGCCCTGGGAAGACCCTCACCCACTCCCCCTGGTAGAGGGCAGGACCACCCCACCCACAAGACTCCAGCCCTGGCAGATAGGGAAGCAGGCGCAAATATTAGCTCTTGGACCATCTCCATTCCCGACAGATTGTTACAGATGCCAGTCACATGGCAGTGCTTCTCCCTGACTGGACGGCTCAGCCCCCAGCTGACTGATATGTTACCATTGATGGACAATTTGGTGCTTGCCATGAAACCATGTGATCAGGGAGCTGGATCGGGGCCTGGTGCTGACGCAGGGCCCCAGTGCAAACAGCCTGGCTTCCTGCTGGTCCCAGGGGACGCAGGGTttgtggggggcagagctgcagcTCAGGGGAGAACACTACCCTGGCACAATCCCAGGAAAAGCCCACGTGGGGTGCCCTGCAGACCCATCCTCCCCTGACGAGTCTCctcccagagcagagggagcacTACACCTTCTGACAGCTCCCCAAGGCGCTCCCCCATGTAAAGGTCTTCGGTGCCGCATTCAGCCACTATCCCCTCCCTCCTGACAGGATGCTGacggctgggggcgggggggggggcgcagggagggctgcagcctgagtgATTCTTGCAAATAGGGGAACTTGTGGGACCTCAGATAAGGAATTGGGATGCAGGGGCAGAAGTCATGCCTGGGCAGCAGCTTCCCTCTTTCCATTTCCTGCTTCTCCTACGCTCAAGGGCCAGGCTCCGCCAGAAGAGACACAACCGCCGCCCAGGTCCCCTGGAGGGCCCTGGGAGACCtgtgtgcagtgtgcaggagtCAGTGAGCAGTGCTGCCCTTTGGTGGCTGGGCCACGGAGAGGATAAAGGATCTACCACTGCTAGCCGAAGCGAAGGCTGCTGTCCATTAGCCCACAGCTGGTGGTTTGGGTGCTGAAGGAGGCCGGTTCTCgccctgctccctggggggcCAGCTGAGTCCAACACCCCCACATCTCTTCAGGGATCAAAATCAGCATAGGGGAGAGCATGGGAGCACAGCAGCTTGCTGGGATCCTCCCCATTGCGTGCGCAGGCACAGCCTTCTGCTGAGATCCCTCCTGCCATCAGGTGTGAGTCATGGCCACCGGTTGGGATCCTAGCTGctaatgcagcagcagcaaatcacCGAGCAACATGCTGATGCCCCCGGTACCCCCTGTGGCCTGACTGCTGGGGGGGCCGTGGGCTGGCCCGCCGTGTGCCCTTTGCCCTGTGCCGCTCACCGTCGTTGGGCATGGTTAGAATGGGGATCTGTGTGATGGAGCCGTTCCTCCCCTCCACGCGCCCAGCGCGCTCGTAGATGGTGGCCAGGTCTGTGTACATGTAGCCAGGGAAGCCCCTGCGGCCTGGCACCTCCTCCCTGGCTGCTGACACCTAAGGGAAAGAGCGAGAAGCAAGGGGTACTGCTTCAGGACAGCAGTTGTGGGTCCCACCCTCCTGGGATCTGCTGAGGGGCCCTGTGGGGAGGACCTGTCCCAGCTTCGGCCCCATCACTGGGTCTGTGATACGGAGCAGGATGCACCCCTGCCCAGCCGTTCCGTAGGCGCAGCGCCCCCTTCTGGTGGATCCCAGCTGAGGGGCAGTGACTGAGCAGCGCCCCTCCTGCGCGATTCCGCCCCCAGGCCTGGTGAACCTGCCCCCTCCACAGCTCTCTGCCCAGTGGCACACTCCTGCCGCACCTCGGATCGCATTCCTGCCCTGCCTTTGGGTTCCCCCTGTGCTTAGTTCATCCCAGTTTCTTTCTGCCTGAGGGACAACCCATGCTGCCTGCCTCCCACTGCGATCCAGCGGGCTGGCCCCTTCTCCCAGCGCCAGGTTTGCTCAGGAGAGGGCTGGTCACCAGCGCTCACCCGGGCTGGGTGCATGTGAATCGCTGAgtgctctgttttactggctcAGATAAATGGCTCTAGGGTAAGAAGATGCCCCGGCAAAATAAAACCCAGCCCCTGAAGCTCAGCTCTCCCCCCGGGGAAGGGAAACTGCCCTCCCAGCGGAGATGGATGTTTGAAAGGACAGCGGGTCGCACCTCTGCCAGAGCTTTGAAAAGCCTCCCATCCACAGGGATCCCGCTGACCTAGGGGCTCGGTGTAACCCACATTTGGGCCATTCCACTGGTGGGATGCCTCCTGGCAgggtcactgggtggggactGAGCCCAGGGCCTCCAGCTGTAACAGGACAGGGCCCGACTGATTGAGCTATTGGGCCAGGGCTATTAGTGTGAACAGATAAACCCGGCTGATTCTCTCTGCATCTCactctgcctttcctgcagctacAGTGTAAAACTCCCCCAGGCTCTCCCCACGTGCAGTGTCCTTCTCCCCGGCTTTGACAAACGCCATCTTGCCCCGCTCAGACCCATTCAGGGTCTGCTGCAAAGATCTGTCTCCCAGCCAGCCGCTTTGAGCCCATCCCCCCTTGCTTTGCTCTCCCTGCCTTTCGTATCGCACACAAGCTGCTTGTCTTCGCTTCTGAGGCTCCATTACCTCTCCTTTGCCATCATGCTGCGGGCGCTCGGCTCCGATGGGCGTGCGCCACCATCGTCCGCCCAGCAAGTTTTCACATCAGCCCCTTTGCGTTTCTTCCCTGCCACCCCTCGTGCTCAGGAGGAGCTCCCCAGCAACACCCACAGAGCGACCTCTGTTCTCCTTCAAACCCCTCCTGAAAACTCGCCTTTGCCACGATGCCTCCGAAAACTCTTGGCACTACCTAGGACCCCTCGCTGGCTGGTCACTGGGCTGCCAGCCAGGCGGTTTGCTCAGATTAGCAATCTCCAGGTTCAGGGCCCGAGGGAGGACACCCGATGAGAAATACAAATGTGGCTCCAGGACAGAGGCAAGCGTGGACTGGAGTCactttccccatccccagccccctgcaatgCACGTTACCCTGGGGCCGTTGGATGCCGGGTGCAGCCAGGGGGTGAGGCCCAAGGAGCCAGAAGGAAGGAGTGTAGCGAGGAAAGTGAGTCCCAGAAGGTTGTGGGAGAGAGTTGACCACGTTCACCCCAACCTgcgagcccccacccccccaggtgAATGTGCTGATGTGTGTCgggagggggatggggacagCTGAAAGGGAGTGGACAGGAGCCTGACAtaggcaggggaacagggtcaCATCCAGGGGAGATTCCAGGCActagcacgccaagcacgtgcctggggcggcaagccgcgggggtcgctctgctggtcaccacgagggcggcaggcaggctgccttcagcggcgtgcctgcggagggtccgctggtcccgtggcttcggcggacctcccgcaggctgctgctgaattcgcaggaccggggacctcccgcaggcaagtcgccgaaggcagcctgcctgccgtgcttggggcagcaaaatgcctagaaccGCCCCTGGTCACATCACCCCTGCGTTTCCCGTTTGGACCAGAGTCTCCAAAGCATTTGTCTCTCATTTAGGAGCCCAAAGGAAATGACTGGGTTTGATGAAggcctcagctcccagcagctcccgctGCTTGTTCACCTTTCTCAGTGGGAGTTTCTGGGGGCTGATCACCTGGGGACAGTCCGGCCCTCCCTGGGCGGTGGGACCCAGTGCGGCCTGTTCACAGGCACCTTCAGCTCTTGGGAAGGCTGGGGCCTGAGTCCAGCTGCGGCGTCAGGATGGGAGGCATCTCTGTACTGACCTCCCGCAGGGCCTCGGCGTAGGAGCTCATGTCGGTCAGGATCACCAGGACATGCTTCTCGCACTGGTAGGCCAGGAACTCGGCGGTGGTCAGCGCCAGGCGCGGGGTGATGATGCGCTCAATCCTGCGGGAGGAGACGGCCATTAGCAGAGGCTGGTCTGGGATGGCATCCTGCAGCGTCCCCTGAAAGCGCGTTCACCGCAGCCACACCATTCCCCCGAGAGACCAGGTTACCAGGGGGCCAATCCCCTCTGGGCATCAGATGGCCCCACTCTCGCTCACCTCAGAGTTCCCCACCCTCCAATGGCGAGAACCCCAAGCCCACAGACAGCATCGGCACACACCCGCAGGGAGCAGGAATGGCACGGCTGCACCCCTGGGCCATGCAGAGCGAGCCCAGAACCTCCTGCCCTGCAaaaccagcccctccccactgagcTAGGAGCTGATGCTCCCCTTGCTGGGAGCCGCAGCTGGGCTAGGACATGCGGGGGAGCAGTGCTAAGTCTATCTAGCAGAGGGCAGCCGCGTATGCACACCAGCCCGTACGTTACTCTCTCAGTAGGAACTGGGCCATCCCCTGGCATGGCAGGGACCCTGATCTGTGTTAGCGAACCCTTGGCTGCGTTCTCTCTCCGCTACTGGCCACCAGGCTGCACTGCAGTATGTCCTAGCCGCCCCACCCAGCAAAGGGACGAGAGGGCACGGGGGTGGGCATTGTGAAAGGGCTTGAAATCTGCAAGAGGCTGGGCAGCATCCACTCTATTTGGAGTCAAGGGGAGCTGAGGCtctgctcccattggagtcaatgctAGATTGGCCCCTCAGCAAGACTGGTGCCCCCGGCAGGAGTGGAGGCACCTTCTAGTTGCCAGTGGTTTCCTCCTGATGCAGGAGGAGGGCTGCCCGATCTGTAGCACCCATGTGGCATGCACCCCATGGCAGAGGAGTGTGAGCGCCACCCAAAGAGATGAGCTCCTCCCCAGAGTGGCATTTGGGCCCATAATGCAATGGGGGATTGGGCCTACTGACCTCAGTAGAATTACGCCAGAGATAACTAGACCCTGTGGCTCTGACCCTTCTCTCACTTACACCGgagcaattccattgacttccacaggGTTACTCCAGCTTTACACCACAGTGAGGGAGATCAGAGCCAAGACGAGGATGCCTGTAGCCATCCAGATCTCAGtatcattaattatttgtattatcgtagggcccaggcaaccctgtcatagaccaggaccccgtCGTGCTTGGCGCTGTATGATTTAattgctattaggtgtattatggtagtgcccaggagccccagccatggatgcaccccattgcgctaggtgctgtacagttTTATTGCTATTAGGTGTACTATGGTAGTGCCCAGGAGCCCAGCCATGGACTAACCCCGTTGCGCTAGGTGCTGCACGCGTGCAGAACAAAAGGCAGGAGGCCGGGCATGTTATGGTtaatggggcctgatctggtGCAGTTCCCTTGATGATAGGCAGGGGCTGTACTCACGTGGGGTCATTGGCGAGGTTCAGGAAGAGGCACACGTTCTCCATGGACCCATTCTCCTCGAAGTCCGACTTGAAGAAGCGGGCAGTTTCCATGTTCACCTGCCAATCACATCCACAATGGGGCGGGGCTGAGCAACACAACAGTCCCCATTgtacggatggggaaactgaggcccgggGAGGGCAGGGACTTACCCACAGTcccacagggagtcagtggcagagcagggactagaacccaggtgtcctgagtcccagtctctgGTTCCCACCCCAGCCTCTTTGTATAACTTGGATCTTTTCATTCCTTTCTGCTCTTACTCCTCTGGACCCATGTCACCCTGGGGACGCAGCACAAGGGCCTGCCAGGATGGGGCAGGCTGCTGTGGCACGGAGTGCCTCGGGGCactggcctggctgcagggcaccTCTCCGTGTGGCGCTGGGTCGCCGGGCACCGTCTCTGGAGGAAGCAGCCGGtgccaggggcagggagtggtgtggggccaagGTCAGAGCAGGTTGCAAGGACACAGCTGTCCAGCAGGGGGGAGCACAGTGCTGCCGATCTTGACCACCTGGCTCTTTACAGGGGGGATTCTCCCTTTCCCCGGGCCCAGCCCGAGGGGGGCGGGAGGCAGTTCCAGGGCTTAGCCTGTTTCCCCACTGACCACTTGCTCTGCCGTGcctctcccaggagcagctcccaAAGCCCTTGGCCCCGAGACCAAGGCAGGACGTCGGATCCTCCCATGCTCGTGCTGATCCCCCAGTGGCTGGGCTGTCCCCGAACCCGCTGGCTTGGGCTCAGCCCCAAACCCTGGACCGCAGGGATGCCCCTGCCCAAGGGCCCTGGCTGATCCCAAagctcagccccagcctcagccctgagcccgaGCTCCCCAGATTGGTCCCAGAACCCAGCCCCAGCATGAtgactgtgacccccagatccccagCCAAGGTCTGGACACCTGGCTCTGGGTTTGACCCAAACCCCTAGTCCAGGGCACCCTCAGAGCCTTGCTGCATGGGGCTGCAAGGGGCCCAGCTGGTGAGGCGCCCTCCCAGCAGCCTGTGCTTGCTGAGGGTGTCCCCAGCCCTCCGCCCCAGGACCTGCTGCCTGAGGCAAGGCCCTGCACGGAGGTGGGAGGCTTGCGTCATCCCCACCAGCCCCCGGTTGGACTCACCCCCATGGCTGCAAAGACGATGGCGAAATTTTCTTCATGATAGTCCATCACATCCTTGGACTTTTTCACCAGGCCAGCCTGTCTACAGATCTGTGCGGCAATCTGCGGAGGGGAAAGACGCAGGGCTCAAACCCAGAGATGGGCACCTCAGCCCGGCCTCAGAGCCTGATGCCCAGGTCGCCAGCTCACTTGGGCTCTGGATCCAGCCCATCTCAGATCGGCGGGGCCAAACTGCACGCTGGCGTAACTCCACGGAAGCCAGCCGCGttacaccagcaaagaatttggctGATGGAGACTGAAGCTTTATCAAACCATAGCAAATACAGAGCCAGGGGGTACATGGAAACTGCCTCTGGGAGTATTTGAGGGAG
This window contains:
- the ATP6V1B1 gene encoding V-type proton ATPase subunit B, kidney isoform codes for the protein MAAKVEVRLRGHPAALAGAQKHALAVTRNYITNPRLTYQTVCGVNGPLVVLDNVKFAQYAEIVNFTLPNGTSRSGQVLEVVGSKAIVQVFEGTSGIDAKKTSCEFTGDILRTPVSEDMLGRVFNGSAKPIDKGPAVMAEDFLDINGQPINPHGRIYPEEMIQTGISPIDVMNSIARGQKIPIFSAAGLPHNEIAAQICRQAGLVKKSKDVMDYHEENFAIVFAAMGVNMETARFFKSDFEENGSMENVCLFLNLANDPTIERIITPRLALTTAEFLAYQCEKHVLVILTDMSSYAEALREVSAAREEVPGRRGFPGYMYTDLATIYERAGRVEGRNGSITQIPILTMPNDDITHPIPDLTGFITEGQVYVDRQLHNRQIYPPINVLPSLSRLMKSAIGEGMTRKDHGDVSNQLYACYAIGKDVQAMKAVVGEEALSADDLLYLEFLQKFEKQFIAQGPYDNRTIFESLNIGWQLLRIFPKELLKRIPESILAEYYPREAKAPGLQHHDTAL